Proteins found in one Amycolatopsis umgeniensis genomic segment:
- a CDS encoding NAD-glutamate dehydrogenase, translating into MSSTGVSSLPGKDVGTEDGARRRSVNPEQIRDDLIDAAAAYAPEIGDLIRLYYRHIPAEEILGDDPVDLVGAVRSHLQLAKDRMPGRPAVRLLNPTGPEDGWTREATVVQVVTDDMPYLVDSVAAEFARDGVQVQRIVHPIVVVSRDLTGELLAVHPDADPAEPPSNSAAESWMYIEIDLVTDPNRARELDNRLSSVLGDVREVVEDTDKMAETARRLADELDESPPRLSAREVAEGARLLRWLADGHFTFLGYRRYELIDNPHPDSEEPALRAVLATGLGVLRQDSLAARSLTAGPDTAASALAPTLLVLTQASAPSTVHRPVHPYYVGVKTFDDKGNVTGEHRFLGMFTTTALHENVLDIPVVCNRVREVIHRAGFPMESFSGQRMLEVLQNWPRADLFSADTDSLYSTTTGAITLSDRRRLRLFLRRDPYGRFYSCLVYLPRDRYTTRSRLAMQEVLLEELEGTQLEYSARIGETVLAQVHFIVHTDPSQRSEPETLRIQERLNEAVRSWDDRMVEAILAERRERAGDSGVAIGLLGEESAGEQGQRFAAVFPEGYKEDFTALEALADLRALESLTDEGDLSMSFYLPADAEPGERRFKLYLRGEGVTLSQVLPVLQRMGVEVVDERPYELRREDGGRSWIYDFGLLIDPQVLDHADHDLRTRFQDAFHAAWRGDCEVDGFNGLVLRAGLTWRQAAILRAYSRYLRQTKIPFSQEYIENTVLAHTDIATALVRLFETRFDLALGTEVRASQADQLTAEIGKLVDEVTSLDEDRILRRLMAVILATLRTNYHVTDGDGNSRQYLALKLDPSAVPELPEPRPKYEIFVYSPRIEGVHLRFGDVARGGLRWSDRREDFRTEILGLVKAQAVKNAVIVPVGAKGGFVVKRPPTATGDPGLDRDAQLNEGIACYRMFISGLLDVTDNRVEGKTVPAPGVVRHDGDDSYLVVAADKGTAKFSDIANEVSAHYGFWLGDAFASGGSVGYDHKAMGITAKGAWESVKRNFRELGKDSQTEDFTVVGIGDMMGDVFGNGMLLSEHIRLVAAFNHLHIFLDPNPEAASSFAERRRLFDLPRSSWEDYDRSLISEGGGIYSRSAKTIPVSPQVREALGLAEDVTSLAPADLMQAILLSPVELLWNGGIGTYVKAENETHADAGDKANDALRVNGNQLRVKVVGEGGNLGLTQLGRIEFARAGGKINTDALDNSAGVDCSDHEVNIKILLDHLVSTGSLGAEQRNELLEQMTDEVGELVLADNYRQNAVLGVSRAHAGPMVSVHQRLVAALVAKGAFNRKLEALPSSAEFRALEKAGEGLTSPELATLLAHVKLDLKDELLASELPDSEVFSRRLPEYFPKPLRERFGDAIFQHPLKREIITTMVANEVVDGAGISYVFRLMEEMNATATDAVRAYAVVTHAYDLPSLWAQIDALDNVVPTEVADEMMLETRRLLDRAARWFLTNRPQPLAPLAEINRFGRVVGELAPRAHELLRGVECASVDANTARLVEKGVPTELAERVALLLHTFGLLDVTDVAELAEQQAGIDAVHTPSDTAGLYYALSDHLGIDKMLTSISGLERGNRWHALARLALRDDVYGSLRAITLDALRHSDSGTDPDEKIVHWEKTNASRLQRARVALDEISQFGKLDLATLSVAARQIRSTVR; encoded by the coding sequence ATGAGCTCGACGGGAGTCTCGTCCCTGCCCGGAAAAGATGTCGGCACCGAAGACGGCGCCAGGCGCCGGTCGGTGAACCCGGAGCAGATCCGGGACGACCTGATCGACGCCGCCGCGGCGTACGCCCCGGAGATCGGCGACCTGATCCGCCTGTACTACCGGCACATCCCGGCCGAAGAGATTCTCGGTGACGACCCGGTCGACCTCGTCGGCGCCGTCCGCTCGCATCTGCAGCTGGCCAAGGACCGGATGCCCGGCCGTCCCGCCGTGCGGTTGCTGAACCCGACGGGCCCCGAAGACGGCTGGACGCGTGAGGCCACCGTCGTGCAGGTCGTCACGGACGACATGCCCTACCTCGTGGATTCCGTCGCGGCCGAGTTCGCCCGCGACGGCGTGCAGGTGCAGCGCATCGTGCACCCGATCGTCGTGGTCAGCCGCGATCTGACCGGTGAGCTGCTGGCGGTCCACCCGGACGCCGATCCGGCCGAGCCGCCGTCCAATTCGGCGGCCGAGTCCTGGATGTACATCGAGATCGACCTGGTGACGGACCCGAACCGCGCCCGCGAGCTGGACAACCGGCTTTCGTCGGTGCTGGGTGACGTGCGCGAGGTCGTCGAGGACACCGACAAGATGGCGGAGACGGCGCGCCGTCTCGCCGACGAGCTGGACGAGAGCCCGCCGCGGCTCTCCGCGCGCGAGGTCGCCGAAGGTGCCCGGCTGCTGCGCTGGCTCGCCGACGGCCACTTCACCTTCCTCGGCTACCGCCGCTACGAGCTCATCGACAATCCGCACCCCGACAGCGAAGAGCCCGCCCTGCGCGCCGTGCTCGCCACTGGGCTGGGCGTGCTGCGCCAGGACAGCCTGGCCGCGCGCAGCCTCACCGCCGGTCCCGACACGGCGGCCTCCGCGCTCGCGCCGACGCTGCTGGTGCTGACCCAGGCGAGCGCCCCGTCCACGGTGCACCGTCCGGTCCACCCGTACTACGTCGGCGTGAAAACGTTCGACGACAAGGGAAATGTCACCGGCGAACACCGCTTCCTCGGCATGTTCACCACCACCGCCCTGCACGAGAACGTGCTGGACATCCCGGTGGTCTGCAACCGGGTCCGCGAGGTCATCCACCGCGCGGGCTTCCCGATGGAGTCCTTCTCCGGACAGCGGATGCTCGAAGTGCTGCAGAACTGGCCGCGTGCGGACCTGTTCTCGGCCGACACCGACTCGCTGTACTCCACGACGACGGGCGCGATCACGCTTTCGGATCGCAGACGGCTGCGGCTGTTCCTGCGCCGTGACCCGTACGGCCGCTTCTACTCCTGCCTCGTGTACCTCCCGCGAGACCGCTACACGACCCGTTCGCGGCTCGCGATGCAGGAGGTCCTGCTCGAGGAACTCGAAGGCACGCAACTGGAGTACAGCGCGCGCATCGGGGAAACCGTGCTCGCGCAGGTGCACTTCATCGTGCACACCGATCCTTCGCAGCGGTCCGAGCCGGAGACGCTGCGCATCCAGGAACGGCTCAACGAAGCCGTGCGCAGCTGGGACGACAGGATGGTCGAGGCGATCCTCGCCGAGCGCCGCGAGCGCGCCGGGGACAGCGGCGTCGCGATCGGCCTGCTGGGCGAGGAGTCCGCGGGCGAACAGGGCCAGCGGTTCGCCGCGGTGTTCCCCGAGGGCTACAAGGAGGACTTCACCGCGCTCGAAGCGCTCGCGGACCTCCGCGCCCTGGAGTCGTTGACCGACGAGGGCGACCTGTCGATGTCGTTCTACCTGCCGGCCGACGCCGAGCCGGGGGAGCGGCGCTTCAAGCTGTACCTGCGCGGCGAGGGCGTCACGCTCTCGCAGGTGCTCCCGGTCCTGCAGCGGATGGGCGTCGAGGTCGTCGACGAGCGGCCCTACGAACTGCGCCGGGAAGACGGCGGCCGGTCCTGGATCTACGACTTCGGCCTGCTGATCGATCCGCAGGTCCTCGACCACGCGGACCACGACCTCCGCACCCGCTTCCAGGACGCGTTCCACGCCGCCTGGCGCGGCGACTGCGAGGTCGACGGCTTCAACGGTCTCGTCCTGCGCGCCGGGCTCACCTGGCGCCAGGCGGCCATCCTGCGGGCCTACTCGCGGTACCTGCGCCAGACGAAGATCCCGTTCTCGCAGGAGTACATCGAGAACACCGTCCTCGCGCACACCGACATCGCCACCGCGTTGGTGCGGCTGTTCGAGACCCGCTTCGACCTCGCGCTCGGCACCGAGGTCCGCGCGTCGCAGGCCGATCAGCTCACCGCCGAGATCGGCAAACTGGTCGACGAGGTGACCAGTCTCGACGAGGACCGGATCCTGCGGCGGCTGATGGCGGTCATCCTCGCCACGCTGCGCACGAATTACCACGTCACCGACGGGGACGGGAACTCCCGTCAGTACCTCGCGCTCAAGCTCGACCCGAGCGCGGTGCCCGAACTGCCCGAGCCGCGGCCGAAGTACGAGATCTTCGTGTACTCGCCCCGGATCGAGGGTGTGCACCTGCGCTTCGGCGACGTCGCGCGCGGTGGCCTGCGCTGGTCCGACCGCCGGGAGGACTTCCGCACGGAGATCCTCGGCCTGGTCAAGGCGCAGGCGGTCAAGAACGCGGTCATCGTGCCCGTCGGCGCGAAGGGCGGTTTCGTCGTGAAGCGCCCGCCGACGGCCACCGGTGACCCGGGCCTGGATCGCGACGCCCAGCTGAACGAGGGCATCGCCTGCTACCGGATGTTCATCTCCGGCCTGCTGGACGTGACCGACAACCGCGTCGAGGGCAAGACCGTCCCGGCACCGGGTGTGGTCCGCCACGACGGCGACGACAGCTACCTCGTGGTCGCGGCGGACAAGGGCACCGCGAAGTTCTCCGACATCGCCAACGAGGTCTCGGCGCACTACGGATTCTGGCTCGGCGACGCGTTCGCTTCCGGTGGCTCGGTCGGCTACGACCACAAGGCCATGGGCATCACCGCGAAGGGTGCTTGGGAGAGCGTCAAACGCAACTTCCGCGAGCTGGGCAAGGACAGCCAGACCGAGGACTTCACCGTCGTCGGCATCGGCGACATGATGGGTGACGTCTTCGGCAACGGAATGCTGCTCTCGGAGCACATCCGGCTGGTGGCCGCCTTCAACCACCTGCACATCTTCCTCGACCCGAACCCGGAAGCGGCCTCCTCGTTCGCCGAGCGCCGCAGGCTGTTCGACCTGCCGCGTTCGTCGTGGGAGGACTACGACCGTTCGCTGATCAGCGAGGGCGGCGGGATCTACTCGCGTTCGGCGAAGACCATCCCGGTCAGCCCGCAGGTCCGCGAGGCGCTCGGGCTCGCCGAGGACGTCACCTCGCTGGCCCCGGCAGACCTCATGCAGGCGATCCTGCTGTCGCCGGTGGAACTGCTGTGGAACGGCGGCATCGGCACCTACGTCAAGGCCGAGAACGAGACCCACGCCGACGCGGGCGACAAGGCCAACGACGCCTTGCGCGTCAACGGGAACCAGCTCCGCGTCAAGGTCGTCGGCGAGGGCGGGAACCTGGGGCTGACGCAGCTCGGCCGGATCGAGTTCGCCCGCGCGGGCGGCAAGATCAACACTGACGCGCTCGACAACTCCGCCGGCGTCGACTGCTCCGACCACGAGGTCAACATCAAGATCCTGCTGGACCACCTGGTCTCGACCGGATCGCTCGGCGCGGAGCAGCGCAACGAACTGCTCGAGCAGATGACCGACGAGGTCGGCGAGCTGGTGCTGGCCGACAACTACCGGCAGAACGCCGTGCTCGGTGTCAGCCGGGCGCACGCCGGGCCGATGGTCTCGGTGCACCAGCGGCTCGTCGCGGCACTGGTCGCGAAGGGCGCTTTCAACCGCAAGCTCGAAGCGCTGCCGAGTTCGGCGGAGTTCCGTGCGCTGGAGAAGGCGGGCGAAGGCCTCACTTCCCCGGAGCTGGCGACGCTGCTCGCGCACGTCAAGCTCGACCTCAAGGACGAGCTGCTGGCGAGCGAACTGCCCGACTCGGAGGTGTTCTCGCGACGCCTGCCCGAGTACTTCCCGAAGCCGCTTCGGGAACGCTTCGGCGACGCGATCTTCCAGCACCCGCTGAAGCGCGAGATCATCACGACGATGGTGGCCAACGAGGTCGTCGACGGCGCCGGCATCTCCTACGTCTTCCGCCTGATGGAGGAGATGAACGCCACCGCGACCGACGCCGTCCGCGCGTACGCCGTGGTCACCCACGCGTACGACCTGCCCTCCCTGTGGGCGCAGATCGACGCGCTGGACAACGTCGTGCCGACCGAGGTCGCGGACGAGATGATGCTGGAGACCCGCAGGCTGCTCGACCGGGCCGCCCGCTGGTTCCTCACCAACCGGCCGCAGCCGCTCGCCCCGCTCGCCGAGATCAACCGGTTCGGCCGGGTCGTCGGCGAGCTCGCTCCGCGCGCCCACGAACTGCTTCGCGGTGTCGAGTGCGCGTCGGTGGACGCGAACACGGCGCGGCTGGTGGAGAAGGGCGTCCCGACGGAACTGGCGGAACGCGTGGCGCTGCTGCTGCACACCTTCGGCCTGCTCGACGTCACCGACGTCGCGGAGCTGGCCGAGCAGCAGGCGGGGATCGACGCGGTGCACACCCCGTCGGACACCGCGGGCCTGTACTACGCCCTTTCCGACCACCTCGGCATCGACAAGATGTTGACGTCGATCAGCGGTCTCGAACGCGGCAACCGCTGGCACGCCCTCGCGCGGCTCGCGTTGCGGGACGACGTCTACGGTTCGTTGCGGGCGATCACGCTGGACGCGTTGCGGCACAGCGATTCGGGTACGGATCCGGACGAGAAGATCGTCCACTGGGAGAAGACGAACGCCTCGAGGCTGCAACGGGCCCGTGTCGCGCTGGACGAGATCAGCCAGTTCGGCAAGCTCGACCTGGCGACGCTGTCGGTGGCGGCGAGGCAGATCCGGAGCACGGTGAGGTAG
- a CDS encoding thioesterase family protein: MSYISLIRPRWSDMDVYGHVNHANLVTLLEEARIPLLFGDAVRAGLTELPKGIVVVKLAVHYRSPIVVSDQDIRVEISLKDLKHASFTLGYRVHDGPAEADKVAVTAETVLAPFDTSSERPRRLTEDERAFLEKGFADA, translated from the coding sequence GTGAGCTACATTTCCCTGATCCGGCCGCGCTGGTCGGATATGGACGTCTACGGGCACGTCAACCACGCCAACCTGGTGACCCTGCTCGAAGAGGCGCGGATCCCCCTGCTGTTCGGGGATGCCGTCCGGGCCGGGCTCACCGAACTGCCCAAGGGCATCGTGGTGGTCAAGCTGGCCGTCCATTACCGTTCGCCGATCGTGGTGTCCGATCAGGACATCCGGGTGGAGATCTCGTTGAAGGACTTGAAGCACGCCAGCTTCACCCTCGGCTACCGGGTGCATGACGGGCCCGCCGAGGCCGACAAGGTCGCGGTCACCGCGGAGACGGTGCTCGCGCCGTTCGACACCTCCTCGGAGCGGCCCCGGCGGCTGACCGAGGACGAACGCGCCTTCCTGGAGAAGGGGTTCGCGGATGCCTGA
- a CDS encoding DUF305 domain-containing protein, whose product MRKCLTSALLVAVFVVSGCTGDESPTTPAQSAPVIVPGKPGEQASTGSPGPVNRAQPNDADVEYMTMMIPHHQQAKVMTDLVPGKTANEQIKAIAGRISVAQDGEVAMMKTWLSDRGKPVPGEGHAGHGAGHDHALMPGMATEAQLADLRAASGVAFEKMFLDLMIAHHTGALTMAETQLGKGVEIKAQEMAQEVITGQTAEIERMKTMRAKL is encoded by the coding sequence ATGAGAAAATGTTTGACATCGGCGCTGCTCGTCGCCGTTTTCGTCGTCTCGGGCTGCACCGGCGACGAATCCCCCACGACACCGGCCCAGAGCGCGCCGGTAATCGTGCCGGGCAAGCCGGGTGAGCAGGCGAGCACCGGCTCCCCCGGACCGGTGAACCGCGCTCAGCCCAACGACGCCGACGTCGAGTACATGACGATGATGATCCCCCACCACCAGCAGGCGAAGGTGATGACCGATCTGGTGCCGGGCAAGACGGCGAACGAGCAGATCAAGGCGATCGCGGGCCGGATCTCGGTGGCGCAGGACGGCGAGGTCGCGATGATGAAGACCTGGCTGTCCGACCGCGGCAAGCCGGTCCCCGGCGAGGGTCACGCCGGGCACGGCGCGGGCCATGACCACGCGCTCATGCCGGGCATGGCGACCGAGGCCCAGCTGGCGGATCTGCGCGCGGCGAGCGGCGTGGCGTTCGAAAAGATGTTCCTCGACCTGATGATCGCGCATCACACGGGCGCGTTGACGATGGCCGAGACCCAGCTCGGCAAGGGTGTGGAGATCAAGGCGCAGGAGATGGCGCAGGAGGTCATCACCGGCCAGACCGCCGAGATCGAGCGGATGAAGACGATGCGCGCGAAGCTCTAA
- a CDS encoding glycoside hydrolase family 13 protein has protein sequence MERDVAWWDQAVFYQVYVRSFADSDGDGVGDLEGIRGKLGYLELLGVDALWLTPFYRSPMADHGYDIADPRDVDPMFGTLGDFDVLLTEAHKRGIKVTIDVVPNHTSNTHAWFKSAMAAPPGSPERDRYVFRDGLGPRGDLPPNNWVSAFGGPAWTRVPDGQWYLHLFSPQQPDLNWANHEVAADLERTLRFWLDHGVDGFRIDVAHGMAKPPGLPDMDPRVNPLGPSEFYDPRFDNDRVHEIHQMIRKVLDEYPGTMAVGEIWVTDEERLARYLRPDELHLAFNFRLVLTHFDADALRTAIERSLAVPKSAGAAATWTLGNHDVWRQVSRYGGGERGVRRARAMALVELALPGTVYLYNGEELGLGNVDLPPDALADPRAKTSGAEFGRDASRVPLPWEGDLPPFGFSRNPRTWLPMPASWASVTVETQLEDPASTLSLYRRAIEIRKSHKAFSGEDLEWYGAPAGCFAFRRRGGGLVCALNTSASPISLPPGEVLLSSVPLVNGKLPPDAAAWLV, from the coding sequence ATGGAGCGCGACGTGGCTTGGTGGGACCAGGCGGTCTTCTACCAGGTCTACGTGCGCTCGTTCGCCGATTCCGACGGGGACGGCGTCGGTGACCTCGAAGGCATCCGCGGCAAGCTCGGGTACCTGGAGCTGCTCGGGGTCGACGCGCTGTGGCTGACGCCGTTCTACCGTTCGCCGATGGCAGACCACGGGTACGACATCGCCGATCCGCGCGACGTCGACCCGATGTTCGGCACCCTCGGCGACTTCGACGTCCTGCTGACCGAGGCGCACAAACGCGGCATCAAGGTCACCATCGACGTCGTCCCCAATCACACCAGCAACACCCACGCCTGGTTCAAATCGGCGATGGCGGCGCCGCCGGGGAGCCCGGAACGGGATCGCTACGTCTTCCGTGACGGGCTCGGCCCGCGCGGCGACCTGCCGCCGAACAACTGGGTCAGCGCGTTCGGCGGCCCGGCGTGGACCAGGGTCCCGGACGGCCAGTGGTACCTGCACCTGTTCTCGCCGCAGCAGCCGGATCTGAACTGGGCCAACCACGAGGTCGCCGCCGATCTGGAACGGACGCTGCGGTTCTGGCTGGACCACGGCGTGGACGGCTTCCGCATCGACGTCGCGCACGGGATGGCGAAACCGCCGGGCCTGCCGGACATGGACCCGAGGGTGAACCCGCTCGGGCCGAGCGAGTTCTACGACCCGCGCTTCGACAACGACCGCGTCCACGAGATCCACCAGATGATCCGCAAGGTGCTCGACGAGTACCCGGGCACCATGGCCGTCGGCGAGATCTGGGTGACCGACGAGGAACGTCTCGCGCGTTACCTGCGGCCGGACGAACTGCATCTGGCGTTCAACTTCCGGCTCGTGCTCACGCATTTCGACGCGGACGCGCTGCGGACGGCCATCGAGCGGTCCCTGGCGGTGCCGAAATCGGCCGGTGCCGCCGCCACCTGGACGTTGGGCAACCACGACGTCTGGCGGCAGGTCAGCCGGTACGGCGGCGGTGAACGCGGCGTCCGGCGCGCGCGGGCGATGGCGCTCGTCGAGCTCGCGTTGCCCGGCACGGTCTATCTGTACAACGGCGAGGAGCTGGGACTCGGCAACGTCGACCTTCCGCCCGACGCGCTCGCGGACCCGCGCGCCAAGACCTCCGGCGCCGAATTCGGCCGGGACGCGTCACGAGTGCCGTTGCCGTGGGAAGGCGACCTGCCGCCGTTCGGCTTCTCGCGGAATCCGCGTACGTGGCTGCCGATGCCCGCTTCGTGGGCTTCGGTGACCGTGGAAACCCAGCTGGAGGATCCCGCGTCGACGCTGTCGCTGTACCGGCGGGCGATCGAGATCCGTAAGTCGCACAAGGCTTTCAGCGGTGAAGACCTCGAGTGGTACGGCGCACCGGCGGGCTGTTTCGCGTTCCGGCGGCGCGGCGGCGGCCTGGTGTGCGCGCTGAACACGTCGGCGAGCCCGATCTCGCTGCCGCCGGGCGAGGTGCTGCTCTCGAGCGTCCCGTTGGTGAACGGGAAACTGCCGCCGGACGCGGCCGCCTGGCTCGTCTGA
- a CDS encoding globin: MSVSEPDPTTLYEAIGGEPVFTRIVARFYAEVAVDEVLRPLYPEEDLGPAEERFRLFLMQYWGGPHTYSDQRGHPRLRMRHGPFKIGPIERDAWLRCIKIAVDEERIEEPYRGQLWAYLEMAANSMMNSFV, from the coding sequence GTGTCCGTGAGCGAACCAGACCCCACGACGTTGTACGAGGCGATCGGCGGTGAACCGGTGTTCACCCGGATCGTCGCGCGGTTCTACGCCGAGGTGGCGGTCGACGAAGTGCTTCGCCCGCTGTACCCGGAGGAGGACCTCGGCCCGGCCGAGGAGCGCTTCCGGCTGTTCCTCATGCAGTACTGGGGCGGCCCGCACACGTACTCGGATCAGCGCGGTCACCCGCGGCTGCGGATGCGGCACGGGCCGTTCAAGATCGGCCCGATCGAACGTGACGCCTGGCTGCGCTGCATCAAGATCGCGGTCGACGAGGAGCGCATCGAGGAGCCCTACCGCGGGCAACTGTGGGCGTATCTGGAGATGGCCGCCAACAGCATGATGAACAGTTTCGTCTGA
- a CDS encoding mechanosensitive ion channel domain-containing protein, translating to MNLLPTEPPACTKDASTLCGQVFQVTNNEWLSASAGWLLTKPIKILMIVAVAFLLRYVVRRLINRVTRIPSGSSKLPALLRPLREKAPEVLGSAVMERRRQRAATIGSVLKSVATLFIYGLAFILVLGELGIDLAPIIASAGIVGVALGFGAQNLVKDFLSGIFMMIEDQYGVGDVVDVGEASGTVEAVGLRITTLRDINGTVWYVRNGEVLRVGNSSQGFAVAVVDVPLSYSADVEKATELMAGKATSLLESEGLAPNVLEPPEMLGVETVTPEGIKLRLTVKVRPGKQWAVQRALRAHLLAALDEAGFEPPLGRFMSSGPAGQ from the coding sequence GTGAACCTGCTGCCCACCGAACCCCCGGCTTGCACGAAGGACGCCAGCACCTTGTGCGGCCAGGTGTTCCAGGTCACAAACAACGAATGGCTCTCCGCGTCGGCCGGCTGGCTGCTGACGAAGCCGATCAAGATACTGATGATCGTCGCCGTGGCGTTCCTGCTGCGTTACGTGGTGCGGCGCCTGATCAACCGCGTGACCCGGATTCCCAGCGGCTCCTCGAAGCTGCCCGCACTCTTGAGACCGCTGCGGGAGAAGGCTCCCGAAGTCCTCGGGTCGGCCGTGATGGAACGACGCCGTCAGCGCGCCGCCACCATCGGCTCGGTCCTCAAGTCGGTGGCGACACTGTTCATCTACGGCCTGGCGTTCATCCTGGTGCTGGGCGAACTGGGCATCGACCTGGCGCCGATCATCGCCTCCGCCGGCATCGTCGGTGTCGCGCTCGGTTTCGGCGCCCAGAACCTCGTCAAGGACTTCCTCTCCGGCATCTTCATGATGATCGAGGACCAGTACGGAGTGGGTGACGTCGTCGACGTCGGTGAGGCGTCCGGCACCGTCGAGGCCGTCGGCCTCCGGATCACCACCCTGCGTGACATCAACGGCACCGTCTGGTACGTCCGCAACGGCGAGGTGCTGCGGGTCGGCAACTCGAGCCAGGGCTTCGCCGTGGCCGTCGTCGACGTGCCCCTCAGCTACTCCGCCGACGTCGAGAAGGCCACCGAACTGATGGCGGGCAAGGCCACGTCCTTGCTGGAGAGCGAGGGACTCGCGCCCAACGTGCTGGAGCCGCCCGAGATGCTCGGCGTGGAGACCGTGACCCCCGAGGGCATCAAGCTCCGCCTGACGGTGAAGGTCCGGCCCGGCAAGCAGTGGGCGGTGCAGCGCGCGCTGCGGGCGCACCTGCTCGCCGCGCTCGACGAGGCGGGTTTCGAGCCACCTCTGGGGCGCTTTATGTCGTCCGGCCCCGCCGGTCAGTAG
- a CDS encoding HNH endonuclease: protein MLLNATFEPLTALPLRRAVVLVMCGKAEVVHGDPGGLELHAATVSLPVPSVIRLSTYVRVPYRAQVPLTRAGLMHRDRYRCAYCGGRAETIDHVVPRSRGGPHSWTNCVACCAKCNHRKADKLLSEIGWRLRVVPRAPHGPHWRLLAHSKEADPLWRPYLGTAA, encoded by the coding sequence TTGCTGTTGAACGCCACGTTCGAACCGCTCACGGCGCTGCCGTTACGGCGCGCGGTGGTCCTGGTGATGTGCGGCAAGGCCGAGGTGGTGCACGGAGACCCGGGAGGGCTCGAGCTGCACGCCGCCACGGTTTCGCTGCCCGTGCCTTCGGTGATCCGGCTGAGCACCTACGTGCGCGTGCCCTACCGCGCGCAGGTGCCGCTGACCCGGGCCGGGCTGATGCACCGTGACAGGTACCGCTGCGCGTACTGCGGAGGACGGGCCGAGACCATCGATCACGTCGTCCCGCGCAGCCGTGGCGGTCCCCACAGCTGGACGAACTGCGTGGCCTGCTGCGCCAAGTGCAACCACCGGAAGGCGGACAAACTGCTTTCCGAGATCGGCTGGCGGCTGCGCGTCGTGCCGAGGGCCCCGCACGGGCCGCACTGGCGGCTGCTCGCCCACTCCAAGGAGGCCGACCCGCTGTGGCGGCCGTACCTGGGAACCGCGGCCTGA
- a CDS encoding DUF5130 family protein, with translation MATGELTHSSTAVDEEPGYGAAVTSSGRISAAKMYEPAGPISPFTTQQLARLDEALTLASRETGLDFSVYLGDLGEDTRVTAEGLLASTEDPADAVLVAVSPGQRAIEIVTGSQAKHRLPDRGAKLAVASMVASFKEGDLIGGVVNALRMLSDQAGAPQR, from the coding sequence GTGGCAACTGGTGAACTGACCCATTCGTCCACCGCTGTTGACGAAGAGCCCGGTTACGGCGCCGCCGTTACCTCCAGCGGCCGGATTTCCGCCGCCAAGATGTACGAACCGGCTGGGCCGATCAGCCCATTCACCACCCAGCAGCTTGCCCGGCTGGACGAGGCGCTGACGCTGGCCAGCCGCGAGACCGGCCTCGACTTCAGCGTGTACCTCGGCGACCTCGGCGAGGACACCCGCGTCACCGCCGAGGGTCTGCTGGCCTCGACAGAAGACCCGGCCGACGCCGTGCTCGTCGCCGTGTCGCCCGGCCAGCGCGCCATCGAGATCGTGACGGGCTCGCAGGCCAAGCACCGCCTGCCCGACCGCGGCGCGAAGCTCGCCGTGGCCAGCATGGTGGCCTCCTTCAAGGAAGGCGACCTCATCGGCGGCGTCGTGAACGCTCTCCGCATGCTGAGCGACCAGGCAGGCGCTCCGCAGCGCTGA